Proteins found in one Tsukamurella paurometabola DSM 20162 genomic segment:
- a CDS encoding FKBP-type peptidyl-prolyl cis-trans isomerase — protein MDARFTRFAIAAGTVPLLLVGCGAPSPGSAEPERSASSDPVADCPSAAPAGVAKADVVFHGDAGRAQIVAPTPTTAPRVAITTPFRVDRTQVLRVHGGHGPALADNAVVTVCYQGVNGRTGDVFDDSFVRSTSAEFALTDVVPGFRKTVAGQQVGATVVSAVTGADAYPSGEAEAGIEPGDTLVFTVVVLSAS, from the coding sequence GTGGATGCGCGGTTCACCAGGTTCGCGATAGCAGCGGGAACGGTCCCGCTGCTCCTCGTCGGGTGCGGGGCACCCTCCCCCGGATCCGCCGAGCCTGAGCGGTCCGCATCGAGCGATCCCGTCGCGGACTGCCCGTCGGCCGCGCCGGCGGGCGTAGCCAAGGCGGACGTGGTCTTCCACGGCGATGCCGGCCGCGCCCAGATCGTCGCCCCCACCCCGACGACGGCGCCGCGGGTCGCGATCACCACGCCCTTCCGCGTCGATCGCACCCAGGTTCTGCGGGTCCACGGTGGGCACGGCCCGGCACTCGCCGACAACGCCGTGGTCACCGTCTGCTACCAGGGCGTCAACGGGCGCACGGGCGATGTCTTCGACGACTCCTTCGTGCGGTCGACCTCCGCCGAATTCGCCCTCACCGACGTGGTCCCGGGCTTCCGCAAGACGGTCGCCGGCCAACAGGTCGGTGCCACCGTGGTCTCCGCGGTCACGGGCGCCGACGCCTACCCGTCCGGCGAGGCCGAAGCCGGGATCGAACCCGGCGACACCCTCGTCTTCACCGTCGTGGTGCTGTCCGCGAGCTGA
- the panB gene encoding 3-methyl-2-oxobutanoate hydroxymethyltransferase has translation MSETPLYGSGSGPDSDPQARPPRKKVRIHHLADLKARGEKWAMLTSYDYMTASIFDEAGVTALLIGDSAANTVYGFDSTLPMELDVMAAMVAAVRRGTKYALVVADMPFASYEESPEQAYRSAATLMKAGAEAVKLEGGEHMAPTIEFLQRRGIPVMAHIGFTPQSVNTLGGNRVQGRNDETAEKIRTDAKAVDAAGAFSVVLEMVPSAVAAEVTAEISIPTIGIGAGKDCDGQVLVWQDMSGLNRGRVARFVKRYANIGDELLRGAQNYVAEVASGDFPGPEHGF, from the coding sequence ATGAGCGAAACGCCCCTCTACGGAAGCGGATCCGGCCCAGATTCCGATCCGCAGGCGCGGCCACCGCGCAAGAAGGTGCGCATCCATCATCTCGCCGACCTGAAGGCACGCGGCGAGAAATGGGCGATGCTCACCAGCTACGACTACATGACCGCCTCGATCTTCGACGAGGCCGGCGTGACCGCCCTCCTGATCGGCGACAGCGCAGCGAACACCGTGTACGGGTTCGACTCCACGCTGCCGATGGAGTTGGACGTGATGGCGGCGATGGTCGCCGCGGTGCGCCGCGGCACGAAGTACGCGCTCGTCGTGGCCGACATGCCGTTCGCCAGCTACGAGGAGTCCCCCGAGCAGGCCTACCGCAGCGCCGCGACGCTGATGAAGGCCGGCGCCGAGGCGGTCAAACTCGAGGGCGGCGAGCACATGGCGCCCACCATCGAGTTCCTCCAGCGTCGCGGCATTCCGGTGATGGCGCACATCGGCTTCACGCCGCAATCGGTGAACACGCTGGGCGGCAACCGCGTCCAAGGCCGCAACGACGAAACCGCGGAGAAGATCCGGACCGACGCGAAGGCGGTCGACGCGGCAGGGGCCTTCTCCGTGGTGCTGGAGATGGTGCCCTCGGCGGTGGCCGCCGAGGTCACCGCGGAGATCTCGATTCCGACGATCGGCATCGGGGCGGGCAAGGACTGTGACGGCCAGGTACTGGTCTGGCAGGACATGTCGGGTCTCAATCGCGGCCGCGTGGCGCGGTTCGTCAAGCGGTACGCGAACATCGGCGACGAGCTACTGCGCGGCGCCCAGAACTACGTGGCGGAGGTCGCCTCGGGCGACTTCCCCGGACCGGAGCACGGATTCTGA
- the pip gene encoding prolyl aminopeptidase, whose product MHDFYPPIDAYSTELLDVGDGQLLYVEQSGNPDGKPVVFIHGGPGGGTSPECRQFFDPERYRIVVFDQRGCGQSKPHIADPPTGDGDSLADRLAVNTTPHLIADIETIREHLGIDRWQVFGGSWGSTLGLAYAQTHPQRVTELVLRGIFLLRRSELDWYYNDGASHVYPDNWEQYLAPLDEADRSPAADKIAAYHRLLHSDDTAVALRAAKAWSKWERSTSHLINTLESSADADDPRFAIPFAQIENHYFVHGGFLDEGQLLRDIEKIAGIPGVIVQGRYDVVCPARSAWDLHRAWPTADLVMVPDAGHSAFEPGIRSALIAATDRFAKD is encoded by the coding sequence ATGCACGACTTCTACCCGCCGATCGACGCCTACAGCACCGAGCTGCTGGACGTGGGCGATGGACAGCTGCTGTACGTCGAACAGAGCGGCAACCCCGACGGCAAGCCCGTGGTGTTCATCCACGGTGGACCCGGCGGCGGTACCTCGCCCGAGTGCCGCCAGTTCTTCGACCCCGAGCGCTACCGGATCGTGGTCTTCGATCAGCGCGGCTGCGGCCAGTCCAAGCCACACATCGCCGACCCTCCCACCGGCGACGGCGATTCGCTCGCCGATCGGCTCGCCGTGAACACCACGCCGCACCTGATCGCCGATATCGAGACGATCCGCGAGCACCTCGGGATCGACCGCTGGCAGGTGTTCGGTGGCTCGTGGGGCTCCACCTTGGGGCTGGCATACGCGCAGACGCACCCGCAGCGGGTCACGGAGCTGGTGTTGCGCGGGATCTTCCTGCTGCGGCGCAGTGAGCTGGACTGGTACTACAACGACGGCGCCTCGCACGTCTACCCGGACAACTGGGAGCAGTACCTGGCCCCGCTCGATGAAGCGGACCGCTCCCCCGCGGCGGACAAGATCGCGGCGTACCACCGGCTGTTGCACTCGGATGACACCGCGGTGGCACTGCGGGCCGCGAAGGCGTGGTCGAAGTGGGAGCGCAGCACCAGCCATCTGATCAACACCCTGGAATCGTCCGCCGATGCGGATGATCCGCGGTTCGCGATCCCGTTCGCGCAGATCGAGAACCACTACTTCGTGCACGGCGGCTTCCTGGACGAAGGGCAGTTGCTGCGCGATATCGAGAAGATCGCCGGCATCCCCGGCGTGATCGTGCAGGGCCGCTACGACGTGGTGTGCCCGGCCCGTAGCGCCTGGGACCTGCACCGCGCTTGGCCCACCGCGGATCTGGTGATGGTGCCCGACGCTGGACATTCGGCGTTCGAGCCGGGTATCCGTTCAGCGCTCATCGCGGCCACCGATCGATTCGCGAAGGACTGA
- a CDS encoding alpha/beta hydrolase yields MECGKVTVPVDYNDLGAGDVKLAVARTKATGERRGSLLMNPGGPGGSGVQLVAGKSRDLGKLELARNFDLVGWDPRGVGASSPAVKCLSDQQRDDNRMLTLSNDNSPEGIAKQEEFNRNIATSCEDKMGKKFLENVGTIDTVRDLDVLRAVLGDEKLTYLGYSYGTFIGAIYAETFPEKVRALVLDGAVDPSQDSATSSVEQMTGFQTVFDDFAKDCATRPDCPLGTDPAKATATYQNLVRPLIDTPARGQGRRMLSYSDATTATIQGMYAQQLWEPLRTGLANLKRGDGALLQRMADLYLSRDAGGKYSPMMDANRAINCVDSPAITDPAELGKLDTDLRRVAPFLDDGRGTGRAAKGECAFWPAAPTLKPHEVNAVGAPKLVVVSTTHDPATPYQNGVNLAKQLGASLISYEGSQHTVSLEGNSCVDGAVTAYLRDLTVPPADLRCAP; encoded by the coding sequence ATGGAATGCGGCAAGGTCACCGTCCCGGTCGATTACAACGATCTCGGTGCCGGTGACGTGAAGCTCGCCGTCGCCCGGACGAAGGCCACCGGCGAGCGCAGAGGCTCGCTGCTGATGAACCCCGGTGGCCCGGGCGGCTCCGGAGTGCAGTTGGTGGCGGGTAAATCGCGCGACCTCGGCAAGCTCGAGCTCGCCCGGAACTTCGACCTCGTCGGCTGGGACCCGCGCGGCGTGGGAGCCTCCTCGCCCGCGGTGAAGTGCCTTTCCGATCAGCAACGCGACGACAACCGGATGCTCACGCTGAGCAACGACAACTCCCCGGAGGGTATCGCCAAGCAGGAGGAGTTCAACCGGAACATCGCCACGTCCTGCGAGGACAAGATGGGCAAGAAGTTCCTGGAGAACGTGGGCACCATCGACACCGTCCGCGATCTGGACGTCCTGCGCGCGGTGCTCGGCGACGAGAAGCTGACCTACCTCGGCTACAGCTACGGCACGTTCATCGGCGCGATCTACGCCGAGACCTTCCCGGAGAAGGTGCGCGCCCTCGTGCTCGACGGTGCCGTCGATCCGTCGCAAGATTCGGCGACCTCGTCGGTGGAGCAGATGACCGGATTCCAGACCGTTTTCGACGATTTCGCGAAGGACTGTGCCACGCGCCCGGACTGCCCGCTGGGCACCGATCCGGCCAAGGCCACCGCCACCTATCAGAACCTGGTGCGGCCGCTGATCGATACGCCCGCGCGGGGGCAGGGACGGCGGATGCTCAGCTACAGCGACGCCACCACGGCCACCATCCAGGGCATGTACGCCCAGCAACTGTGGGAGCCGCTGCGCACCGGGCTGGCGAACCTCAAACGCGGCGATGGTGCACTGCTGCAGCGCATGGCGGACCTGTACCTCAGCCGTGATGCGGGCGGGAAGTACTCGCCGATGATGGATGCCAACCGCGCGATCAACTGCGTCGACAGCCCCGCCATAACCGACCCCGCGGAGCTCGGCAAGCTCGACACCGATCTGCGACGCGTCGCGCCGTTCCTCGACGACGGCCGCGGAACCGGCCGTGCGGCCAAGGGGGAGTGCGCCTTCTGGCCCGCGGCGCCGACCCTCAAACCGCACGAGGTGAACGCGGTCGGCGCCCCGAAGCTGGTGGTGGTGTCTACCACGCACGATCCGGCGACGCCGTACCAGAACGGTGTGAACCTGGCGAAGCAACTCGGAGCGTCGCTGATCAGTTACGAGGGCAGCCAACACACCGTCTCGCTGGAGGGGAACTCCTGCGTCGACGGTGCGGTCACCGCCTACCTGCGTGACCTCACGGTGCCGCCCGCCGACCTCCGGTGCGCCCCGTAG
- a CDS encoding NAD+ synthase, whose amino-acid sequence MTPLRVAACQINPVVGDLDANVSRITAAARDAAERGAQVAVFGEMALTGYPVEDLLLRRSFAVDSREAVHDLAHSLDAAGCGDLIVVVGFLDRDPDAPETSTNPTGGARNAAGVLHRGELVARYDKHFLPNYGVFDEKRWFTPGDRLVVLDVDGVRLGLAICEDVWWPDGPVAGLGELGVDAVLCLNASPFEVGKPEQRREVVAQRVAEGGAPVIYVNLVGGQDELVFDGDSFVFGPEGAPATGPQFVEFTQLVDVSPRGREHATTVEGWQVESLALAARPTPLAPQVVTDWPELDEYAQIWAALVTGTRDYVHKVGGSTVALGMSGGIDSALVAVIAADAVGADNVYGVGMPSKYSSDHSKDDAADQAQRMGIHFRFEPIEHMVESFVGQLHLTGLAEENIQARCRGMTLMSLSNLDGHLVLATGNKSELAVGYSTIYGDAVGAYAPIRDVEKSLVWDLARWRNKLAVERGETPPIPENSITKEPSAELRPGQKDSDSLPDYEILDDILRRYVEQDQGVAEIAADGNNGAGYEPDLIRTVARLVDRAEYKRRQYPLGPKITPKAFGRDRRMPITNRWHDPA is encoded by the coding sequence ATGACGCCCCTTCGTGTCGCGGCGTGCCAGATCAACCCCGTCGTGGGCGACCTGGACGCCAATGTCAGCCGGATCACCGCCGCCGCGCGGGACGCAGCCGAGCGCGGCGCGCAGGTGGCCGTGTTCGGTGAGATGGCCCTCACCGGATATCCCGTCGAAGACCTGCTGTTGCGCCGCTCCTTCGCCGTCGATTCGCGCGAGGCGGTGCACGATCTGGCTCACTCCCTCGACGCCGCGGGCTGCGGCGACCTCATCGTGGTGGTCGGCTTCCTGGACCGGGATCCTGACGCTCCGGAGACCAGCACCAACCCCACCGGCGGCGCCCGGAACGCGGCGGGCGTGCTGCACCGGGGCGAGCTCGTGGCCCGGTACGACAAACACTTCCTGCCCAACTACGGCGTCTTCGATGAGAAGCGCTGGTTCACCCCCGGCGACCGGTTGGTGGTCCTCGACGTCGATGGCGTCCGGCTCGGTCTTGCCATCTGCGAAGACGTGTGGTGGCCCGACGGTCCCGTAGCCGGCTTGGGCGAGCTCGGCGTGGATGCGGTGCTGTGCCTCAACGCCAGTCCGTTCGAGGTGGGTAAGCCCGAGCAGCGGCGCGAGGTGGTGGCGCAGCGGGTCGCCGAGGGCGGCGCCCCGGTGATCTACGTGAACCTGGTCGGTGGGCAGGACGAGCTCGTCTTCGACGGTGACTCGTTCGTCTTCGGGCCGGAAGGGGCACCCGCGACCGGCCCGCAGTTCGTCGAGTTTACGCAGTTGGTCGACGTGTCCCCGCGGGGCCGCGAGCACGCCACCACCGTCGAGGGCTGGCAGGTGGAATCACTCGCGCTCGCGGCGCGACCGACACCGCTCGCTCCGCAGGTGGTGACCGATTGGCCCGAGCTCGACGAGTACGCGCAGATCTGGGCGGCCCTGGTCACCGGCACCCGGGACTACGTGCACAAGGTGGGCGGGAGCACCGTCGCCCTCGGCATGTCCGGCGGCATCGACTCGGCCCTGGTCGCGGTGATCGCCGCCGATGCGGTCGGCGCCGACAACGTGTACGGGGTGGGCATGCCCTCGAAGTACAGCTCGGACCACTCCAAGGATGACGCCGCCGATCAGGCGCAGCGCATGGGGATCCACTTCCGGTTCGAACCGATCGAGCACATGGTGGAGTCCTTCGTCGGCCAACTGCATCTGACCGGCTTGGCCGAGGAGAACATCCAGGCCCGCTGCCGCGGTATGACGCTGATGTCGCTATCGAACCTCGACGGGCACCTGGTGCTCGCCACCGGCAACAAGAGTGAACTGGCCGTGGGCTATTCGACGATCTACGGAGACGCCGTGGGCGCCTACGCACCCATCCGCGATGTGGAGAAGTCGCTCGTCTGGGACCTCGCGCGGTGGCGCAACAAGCTCGCCGTCGAGCGCGGCGAGACGCCGCCGATCCCCGAGAACTCGATCACCAAGGAGCCCTCCGCGGAGCTGCGCCCCGGCCAGAAGGACAGCGATTCACTGCCCGACTACGAGATCCTCGACGACATCCTGCGCCGCTACGTGGAGCAGGACCAGGGTGTGGCAGAGATCGCGGCGGACGGGAACAACGGCGCCGGCTACGAGCCCGATCTGATCCGCACGGTGGCCCGCCTGGTGGACCGCGCCGAATACAAGCGGCGCCAGTACCCCCTCGGTCCGAAGATCACCCCCAAGGCCTTCGGCCGAGACCGGAGGATGCCGATCACGAACCGCTGGCACGACCCGGCCTGA
- the glnA gene encoding type I glutamate--ammonia ligase — protein MDRQQEFVLRTIEERDIRFVRLWFTDVLGFLKSVAIAPAELEGAFSEGIGFDGSSIEGFSRVSEADTVAKPDPSTFQVLPWVGNDGEMHSVRMFCDIAMPDGTPSWGDSRHVLRRQLNRAADLGFSCYVHPEIEFYLLKKDLDSQGNPIPADTGGYFDQAVHESAPNFRRAAIEALEAMGISVEFSHHEAGPGQQEIDLRYADALSMADNVMTFRYLVKEVAMAGGVRASFMPKPFSAHPGSGMHTHMSLFEGDSNAFHDPDDELQLSATGKAFIAGILHHAPEISAVTNQWVNSYKRLVTGDEAPTAATWGAANRSAMVRIPLYTPNKSSSRRIEVRSPDSACNPYLAFAVLCAAGLEGVKGGYELPEAAEDDVRQMTARERRSMGFRDLPTALDDALVLMEKSELVAETLGEHVFEYFLRNKWSEWNDYRSVVTPFELDRYLSL, from the coding sequence ATGGATCGGCAGCAGGAGTTCGTCCTTCGCACCATCGAGGAGCGCGACATCCGTTTCGTGCGGTTGTGGTTCACCGACGTGCTCGGTTTCCTCAAATCCGTGGCGATCGCGCCCGCCGAACTGGAGGGTGCGTTCAGCGAGGGCATCGGCTTCGACGGGTCGTCGATCGAGGGTTTCTCCCGCGTGTCCGAGGCCGATACCGTCGCCAAGCCCGATCCGTCCACGTTCCAGGTACTGCCGTGGGTGGGCAACGACGGCGAGATGCACTCGGTGCGGATGTTCTGCGATATCGCGATGCCCGACGGAACGCCGTCCTGGGGTGACTCGCGCCACGTGCTGCGCCGGCAGCTCAATCGTGCCGCCGACCTCGGCTTCTCCTGCTACGTGCACCCGGAGATCGAGTTCTACTTGCTCAAGAAGGATCTCGACTCGCAGGGCAATCCGATCCCCGCCGACACCGGCGGCTACTTCGACCAGGCCGTCCACGAGTCGGCCCCGAACTTCCGCCGCGCGGCCATCGAGGCCCTCGAGGCGATGGGCATCTCGGTCGAGTTCAGCCACCACGAGGCGGGGCCGGGCCAGCAGGAGATCGACCTGCGCTACGCCGATGCGCTGTCCATGGCGGACAACGTGATGACCTTCCGCTACCTCGTCAAGGAGGTCGCGATGGCGGGGGGAGTGCGGGCCTCCTTCATGCCCAAGCCCTTCAGTGCCCATCCCGGATCCGGCATGCACACTCATATGAGTCTGTTCGAGGGCGACTCCAACGCCTTCCACGATCCGGACGACGAGTTGCAGCTCTCCGCCACCGGGAAGGCGTTCATCGCGGGCATCCTGCATCATGCGCCCGAGATCTCCGCCGTGACCAATCAGTGGGTGAACTCGTACAAGCGCCTGGTGACCGGCGACGAGGCGCCGACCGCCGCCACCTGGGGTGCCGCGAATCGTTCTGCGATGGTGCGGATCCCGCTGTACACCCCGAACAAGTCCAGCAGCCGTCGTATCGAGGTGCGCTCGCCCGATTCGGCGTGCAACCCCTATCTCGCCTTCGCTGTCCTGTGCGCCGCCGGCCTGGAGGGGGTCAAGGGCGGCTACGAGCTCCCTGAGGCTGCCGAGGACGACGTGCGGCAGATGACTGCGCGTGAGCGCCGTTCCATGGGCTTCCGTGACCTGCCCACCGCGCTCGATGATGCGCTCGTGCTCATGGAGAAGAGCGAGCTGGTCGCGGAGACGCTGGGGGAGCACGTCTTCGAGTACTTCCTGCGCAACAAGTGGTCGGAGTGGAACGATTACCGCTCGGTGGTCACACCCTTCGAGCTCGACCGCTACCTCTCGCTGTAG
- a CDS encoding bifunctional [glutamine synthetase] adenylyltransferase/[glutamine synthetase]-adenylyl-L-tyrosine phosphorylase, translating to MPPTNREVRRPSAGRLGLLDESAEANLGVLGWANSECSDVLWALSRAADPDWTLRALVRLREAVGEDWPEIDRLIRSDTTFRGRLFGLLGASDALGDHLISHPQSWRLLADTAPLKSRDDLIAAMVASVDAVKVPGRRDDDLLYRAGVTGGAAISKLRDAYRDLLMVLAARDLAELVENEPTLPFPLVGAHLADLADAALTAALAVAVATAFPDSDPEGRLAVIAMGKCGARELNYVSDVDVIFVAEPADPASARLAGEMMRIGSAAFFDVDAALRPEGKNGSLTRTLDSHVAYYKRWAKTWEFQALLKARPQTGDLELGNDYIAALSPMVWDASQREDFVPEVQEMRRRVEENIAPELRERELKLGRGGLRDVEFAVQLLQLVHGRTDESLRELSTVSALSALTAGGYVGREDGANFTASYEFLRLLEHRLQLRRMERTHLLPPNDHEEAWRWLARAAHVRPDGDRDATGVLRAELKRQSARVRRLHTKLFYRPLLDSIAHLDSDAMRLSDDAIISRLSALGFRQAENAFAHLKAMADSSRRGRIQTILLPTLLEWLSETPNPDAGLLNYRKLSEDLRDVEWYLRVLRDESVVAQRLMTVLGSSTFVAELLARSPDVIRLYADGATGPKLTETSPQEVYNGMLAAVSRAPHRDRAIGVARAMRRSEIARVASADILGMLTVPEVCAALSSVWAAALDAALVSEIASTIAERESSGREAPPGAPARIAVIGMGRLGGHEIGYGSDADVLFVCDPVYGAEEADAVRWANQVADAVRKRLGAPSVDPGLEVDTGLRPEGRNGPVVRTLAAYRAYYQQWAQHWEVQALLRATHVAGDESLSLEFLHMVDETRYPAGGVSPATVNELRRIKARVDSERLPRGADPATHTKLGRGGLSDVEWTVQLEQLRYASEVPALQNTSTLESLDAIGSHELLPEADVELLRDAWLTATRARNALFLVRGKPVDQLPGPGAVLSNVAFVAGWRGSSLDFLEDYLRTTRRARAVVDRVFWGE from the coding sequence GTGCCGCCGACCAATCGCGAGGTGCGCCGACCGAGTGCGGGTCGGTTGGGGCTGCTCGACGAGAGCGCTGAGGCGAATCTCGGCGTCCTCGGATGGGCCAACTCCGAGTGCAGCGACGTGCTGTGGGCGCTCTCGCGTGCCGCTGATCCGGACTGGACCCTGCGTGCACTGGTCAGGCTTCGTGAGGCCGTCGGCGAGGACTGGCCCGAGATCGACCGGTTGATCCGGTCCGACACCACCTTCCGCGGACGGCTCTTCGGCCTTCTCGGTGCATCGGATGCGCTCGGCGACCACCTGATCAGCCATCCGCAGTCCTGGCGGCTGCTCGCCGACACCGCGCCGCTCAAGAGTCGTGACGATCTGATCGCGGCGATGGTGGCCTCGGTGGACGCGGTGAAAGTACCGGGGCGGCGAGACGATGACCTGCTCTACCGTGCGGGAGTGACCGGCGGAGCGGCGATCTCGAAACTCCGCGATGCCTATCGCGATCTTCTCATGGTGCTCGCGGCGCGCGACCTCGCAGAGCTGGTGGAGAACGAGCCGACACTCCCTTTCCCGTTGGTGGGCGCGCATCTCGCCGATCTCGCCGATGCCGCGCTCACCGCAGCGCTTGCGGTCGCGGTGGCGACGGCTTTCCCCGACAGTGATCCGGAAGGCCGGCTCGCGGTCATCGCCATGGGTAAATGCGGTGCGCGGGAACTGAATTACGTCTCCGACGTGGATGTCATCTTCGTCGCCGAACCCGCCGATCCGGCGAGCGCGCGGCTGGCCGGCGAGATGATGAGGATCGGCTCCGCCGCCTTCTTCGATGTCGACGCCGCTCTACGGCCCGAAGGGAAGAACGGTAGCCTCACCCGCACCCTGGACTCGCACGTCGCGTACTACAAGCGATGGGCCAAGACTTGGGAGTTCCAGGCGTTGCTCAAGGCCCGGCCGCAGACCGGCGATCTCGAACTCGGAAACGACTACATCGCCGCCCTGAGCCCGATGGTGTGGGATGCGAGCCAGCGCGAAGACTTCGTGCCCGAAGTGCAGGAGATGCGCCGCCGGGTCGAGGAGAACATCGCCCCCGAGCTGCGTGAGCGCGAGCTGAAACTGGGCCGCGGTGGTCTCCGCGATGTCGAGTTCGCGGTGCAGTTGCTCCAGCTGGTACACGGTCGTACCGACGAATCGCTGCGCGAGCTGAGCACTGTGTCCGCGCTGTCCGCGCTCACCGCGGGGGGGTACGTGGGCCGCGAGGACGGTGCGAACTTCACTGCCTCGTACGAGTTCCTGCGCCTTCTGGAGCACCGCTTGCAGCTGCGCCGCATGGAGCGCACGCATCTGCTGCCGCCGAACGACCACGAGGAGGCGTGGCGCTGGCTGGCACGCGCTGCGCACGTGCGCCCGGACGGCGACCGTGACGCCACGGGGGTACTGCGCGCCGAGCTCAAGCGGCAGTCGGCACGAGTGCGCCGACTGCACACCAAACTCTTCTACCGCCCGCTGCTCGATTCGATCGCGCATCTGGATTCCGATGCGATGCGGCTGTCCGACGACGCCATCATCTCTCGACTCTCGGCGCTCGGTTTCCGGCAGGCGGAGAACGCCTTCGCGCACCTGAAAGCGATGGCCGATTCCTCGCGCCGCGGTCGGATCCAGACCATCCTGCTCCCGACGCTCCTCGAATGGCTCAGCGAGACACCGAATCCCGATGCCGGCCTGCTGAACTACCGCAAGCTCTCCGAAGATTTGCGCGATGTCGAGTGGTATCTGCGGGTACTACGCGACGAATCCGTGGTCGCCCAGCGGTTGATGACGGTGCTGGGATCGTCGACCTTCGTCGCCGAGTTGCTCGCCCGCTCGCCCGATGTGATCCGGCTCTACGCCGATGGTGCCACTGGACCCAAACTGACCGAGACCTCCCCGCAGGAGGTGTACAACGGGATGCTTGCGGCGGTCAGCCGTGCGCCACACCGGGATCGGGCGATCGGCGTGGCACGTGCCATGCGACGCAGCGAGATCGCCCGGGTTGCTTCCGCCGATATCCTGGGCATGCTGACCGTGCCCGAGGTGTGTGCGGCGTTGTCCTCGGTGTGGGCGGCGGCTCTCGACGCCGCCCTCGTATCCGAGATCGCCAGCACCATCGCCGAACGCGAATCCAGCGGCCGCGAGGCGCCCCCCGGAGCCCCGGCGCGGATCGCCGTGATCGGCATGGGACGCCTCGGAGGACACGAAATCGGGTACGGCTCCGATGCGGACGTGCTGTTCGTGTGCGACCCGGTGTACGGCGCCGAGGAAGCCGACGCGGTTCGCTGGGCCAACCAGGTGGCGGACGCCGTCCGCAAGCGGCTCGGCGCACCGTCGGTGGATCCCGGGCTCGAGGTGGACACCGGCCTGCGTCCCGAGGGGCGCAACGGGCCGGTGGTGCGCACCCTGGCCGCCTATCGCGCCTACTACCAGCAGTGGGCCCAGCACTGGGAGGTGCAGGCGCTCCTGCGTGCCACCCACGTGGCCGGCGACGAGTCGCTGTCGCTGGAATTCCTGCACATGGTCGACGAGACGCGGTATCCGGCGGGTGGCGTCTCTCCCGCCACCGTGAACGAGTTGCGCCGGATCAAGGCTCGCGTCGATTCCGAACGACTCCCGCGCGGCGCCGATCCCGCCACGCACACCAAACTCGGCCGAGGTGGTCTCTCCGATGTGGAGTGGACCGTCCAGCTCGAACAGCTGCGCTACGCGAGCGAGGTTCCGGCGCTGCAGAACACGTCGACTCTGGAGTCGCTCGACGCGATCGGCTCTCACGAGTTGCTCCCCGAGGCCGATGTGGAACTGCTGCGGGACGCCTGGCTCACCGCGACCCGTGCTCGCAATGCGCTGTTCCTGGTGCGCGGTAAGCCGGTCGACCAGCTTCCCGGACCCGGAGCGGTGCTCTCGAACGTCGCTTTCGTCGCGGGGTGGCGCGGCAGTTCGCTCGACTTCCTCGAGGACTATCTGCGCACCACCCGGCGCGCTCGGGCTGTGGTGGACCGGGTGTTCTGGGGCGAATAG